GGGCGATTGTGGGCCACGCCGTGTCGAGGTACAGGGTCTCGCCTGCAAAAGGCAGGTGTGGCTGCGTTGTCTGGGTAAGAATGATTCGCGCACCGGAGTCGTCGAGCATGAAAGCCAGGCGTTCAACGGGATAATCCGGATCCAGAGGTACATAAGCCCCCCCGGCCTTGAGGGTAGCCAAAAGGGCAACGATCAACAGGGGCGAGCGTTCCAGGGCAATTGCCACGAGGGCATCGGCCCCGACGCCAAGGGCGATCAGGGCATGGGCCAACTGGTTGGCCCGGCTGTTCAGTTCGCCATAGGTGACAAGATTTTCGCCACACACCACCGCCAGGGCGTGTGGATTTTCCCGCGCCCGCATCTCGAACATCTGGTGGACATCCAGGTGTTGTGGCAGGGGCATGTCCGTGGTGTTCCAATCCACCAGCAGCCGGTGTTTCTCGGCAGGAGGGAGGATATCCAGGGTGACAAGGGGTGTTTGGGGTGCTTGTTCCAATGCCGTGACCAGGGCTTCCAAGGCTCCCTGCATCAGGGCACAGACACGGTCGGCGTCAACGCTGCTGTCAATCTGGGCGGTCAGGGTGAATCCTTCGCCCAGATCGTCGATGGCCAGGACGAACGGATAGTTCGTGCGTTCTTCGGATTGCAGGATCTCGACCCCTGCCAGGTCGAGACCGGCCCCGCTTGTCGTGGGGCTGTGCCGATAATTGAGCATGGCCGAAAAAAGCGGTACCGCAGCCGGGAGTGCGCTGCATCGTTGTGCCATGCTGAGCGGGGCATGTTCATGGTGCAGCAGTGCCAGCAGTTGTTGTTGCGTGGCGCGCAGGGCGTCGGAAACAGGGCGGGCATCGCAGGCAATACGCAGCGGCAGGGTATTCATGAACAGGCCCAGTGCCCGCTCGATTCCCTCTCCTCCCTGCATACGACCAAAAAGCACGGTCCCGAAAACCACATTCTCCTGGCCGCAACAATGCGATAAAACCAAGGCCCAGGCCAGATGACACACGGAAGCGGGTGTCGCCCCCAGGCGACGTGCCTGTTGGCGCAGTTGCAACGCCAAAGCCGCCGGCAATGGACGACGCGCTTCCTGACTTTGTGTGCCATCCCCCTGGACATCGACCAGGCCAAAGGGCACGGTTGGCATTTCGACATCGGCCAGCATGGCCCGGAAAAAGGCTTCATCCTTCGCTGCCATTCCCTCCCGACGCGACATGGCCACAAAGTGACGAAAGGGAACAGGTGGGACAAGACCCGCGTTCGTACCCTGCAAACGTGCGGCAATCTCCTCCACCATGACATCCACCGTCGTGTGGTCCATGATCAGGTGGTGTGCCAGAAACAGCAGTAAAACCCGTTCACCGTCATGCGCCTGCAACACCCGCAGCAGGGGTGCCCGGGTGAGATCCATACGGGTGTGACGTGGATGCCAGTACTCCAGCATTTGTGCGGCCACAGGACCGGTGTTCGGGTCAAAATCATGTTTTTCCACCGACAACGTCGCCCGCCGCCAAACCACCTGGACCGGTTCGGATGACAACGAATGGACCACGGCGGTGCGCAGAATGTCATGGGCATCGACGATTGCTTGCAGGGCATGAATGAAGGCCATGCTGCGTTCCAGGGAGTCGAAGGCCAACAACGACGGCAGCAGGTAGGCATCGCCGGTGGTTTGCAGCAGGTGATGGAACAGTATTCCCTCCTGGAGAGGGGCCAGGGGGTAAATTTCCTGGACGTTGCGTGCCCCCCCGTCAACGGTAGACACGATCCGATCAATTTCAGCCTGCGTCAGGTCAATGAGGGATAACAGATCGGGAGTGATGTGATGCGTGCCGGGAACAATCCGGTTGGCGGGGGTCGTCGTGGAAGTTGAGCCATCTTGACCGATGGCACGGATGCGTTGGGCCAGTTCGGCCACGGTGGGGGCCTCAAAAATCCAGCGCACGGGCAGAACGATCCCCAGGAGATCGCGCAGCCGGGAGGCCATCTGCGTCGCCAGCAGGGAGTGACCGCCCAATTCAAAAAAATTGTCTTGGATACCCAGGGTATCCTGGCGTAAAAGCGTGGCCCAGACACCCACGAGAACCTCCTCAAGGGTATCCCGTGGGGCAACGACGTTCGCCGGGATGGAAACATCCGGAGCAGGCAGGGCACGTCGATCCAGTTTGCCACTGGCGGTAAGCGGCAGCCTGGCAAGAAAGACAAAGGCAGCAGGGATCATGGGGTCGGGCAACGACCCCTTGAGGAAATGGCGCAACTCCCTGATGGTTGGCACATGATGTTCTGGAGTTGTCTCTCTGCGGTCGGGGACCATGTAGGCCACCAGATGGGCATCGCCGGATTCATCCCGGGCGACCACCGCAACTTCCCGCACAGCCGGGTGGGCCAGGAGTGCTGTTTCAATCTCCCCCAATTCAACGCGAAACCCACGAATTTTGACCTGAAAATCAAGGCGACCCAAATAATCGATGGCGCCATCGTCGCGATAACGGGCCAGGTCGCCGGTTTTGTAGAGTTTGGCAGCGGGGTCGCTTGAAAAAGGGTCGGGGATGAATTTTTCGGCGGTCAGTTCCGGACGATTCAGGTAGCCGCTGGCCACACCCACCCCGGCGATGTGCAGCTCCCCTGCCACGCCAACCGGGACCGGGTTCAAACAGGAATCCAGAATATACAGGCGTATGTTGGCGATGGGATAACCGATGGGTATTTGCAGCGGGGATGCTTGGCGTTGACAGGCCCAATGGCTGACATCGACGGCGGCCTCGGTGGGTCCATAAAGGTTGTGCAACGCAACCGTCGGGGGAAACGTGGCAAAAAATTGTTCCTGAAGCTCATGACGCAAAGCCTCTCCGCTGCAAATGACCAGTCTCAGGGAGGCGCACGTCGCTGCGGCTGCTTCTTGCACGAACAGTTGCAACATGGAGGGGACAAAATGGAGCGTGGTGATTCCTTGTCGTTGAATCTCTTCCACCAGATAGGCGTTCTCCCTGTGGCCACCGGGCCTGGCCATGACCAGACGCGCCCCCACCATGAGCGGCCAGAAAAACTCCCACACCGACACATCAAAGCTGTAAGGGGTTTTTTGCAAGACACGGTCCGCGTCCGTCAAATGGAAAGCATCCTGCATCCAGAGCAGCCGGTTGCAAATACCCCGATGATGGTTGATCACCCCTTTGGGGCGACCGGTGGAGCCTGATGTGTAAATCACATAGGCAGCATGGTCAGGGGTGACAGCCGATGTCGGATTGTGCATATCGGGGGATGTGAAAAGACCGGGTTGGTCATCCAGGGTCAGCGTATGCGTCGTACAGTCGAGTGACCGCACCAAAGGCAACAGATGGCTTTGGGTCAGAAGAACCGGTACCTTGGCATCTTCCAACATGAATTGCAGGCGGTCGGCGGGATATTCCGGATCCAGGGGCAGATAGGCCCCGCCCGCCTTGAGAATGGCGTACAGGGCAATGACCATCTCCGGCGAACGCTCCAGGCACACGCCCACGATGTTGCCAGGGGCAATCCCCATGGCCAGGAGGCGGTGGGCCAACTGGTTGGCCTGCCGGTTGAGTTGCCGATAACTCATGGAATATCCTGCAAACACCAGGGCACAGGCATCCGGATTTTGTTCCGCCTGTTCCTCAAACCAGTGGTGCAGACAGCGATGCAGAGGATAATCAACGGAAGTATTGTTCCATTGCTGCAACTGGGACCTCTCCGCATCGGTCAACATGGGAACCAGCCCCACCGGCTGATCGGCCTGTTTCAGCAAATGGGTCAGCAATTGATCAAAATGGCCGGCAAGGTTCCGGATGGTTCGGGGGGAGAACAACGCGCTGTCGTAGCGGAATCTGGCCTCCAACCGTCCATCGGACAACTCCTCCATGGAGAGTTCCAGATCCACCAGGGCACTGATGTTTGCCGTCGGCAGGGGCGAGAGGGTCACTCCGGCCAGGGAAACCTCCTTGAATGGTGCATTTTGCAACACAAACATCACTTGAAAAATGGGGGACACGTTCAGGCTGCGTTCCACCCGCAAATCGTCCAGAAGCTGTTCAAAGGGATAATCCTGGTGATCAAAGCCTGCCAGGGCCGTGGATTTGACCTGCCGGACCAATTGATAAAAATCTATATTTTTCAGCATGAAAATTCGCATTACCAATGTATTTAAAAACAGGCCGATGAGACCTTCTGTCTGACTGTGCGGACGCTGGGCCACCGGTGTTCCAATGACGATATCCCCCTGATGAGTATGGCGATGCAACAACACGGCGTAGGCGGATAACAAGGTCATGAAAAGGGTCACCTTGTTCTCTTGACAAAACCGGTGCAACTGGCGGGTGAAATACTCGGGAAAATAGAGATATTCCACACTGCCCTCATGGGTGCGCACAGGCGGACGGGAATAATCCAGGGGGAGTTCCAGAAGGGCC
Above is a window of Magnetococcales bacterium DNA encoding:
- a CDS encoding amino acid adenylation domain-containing protein, which codes for MTEGQALLQSLQKLGVMLTVDQGHVRYTAPKGVMTPSRLHQLATAKAEIIALLEQSATSSQTGEEPIPIQPRDKDLPLSFAQQRMWFLDQLENGRSHTYNLPPFVIRVQGTLHVSALTMALNEIVHRHEALRTAFLTRDDQPVQRFRPNVTLDMPILDLQGATPQEQSTIVTETTRQQAALPFDLASGATLLRAMLLRLHPEEHVFLLTMHHIIADGWSIGILVDELSRLYDAFVQGKPTPLPPLPIQYADYACWERQKFTGGSLEQKREYWKEHLNGIPALLELPLDYSRPPVRTHEGSVEYLYFPEYFTRQLHRFCQENKVTLFMTLLSAYAVLLHRHTHQGDIVIGTPVAQRPHSQTEGLIGLFLNTLVMRIFMLKNIDFYQLVRQVKSTALAGFDHQDYPFEQLLDDLRVERSLNVSPIFQVMFVLQNAPFKEVSLAGVTLSPLPTANISALVDLELSMEELSDGRLEARFRYDSALFSPRTIRNLAGHFDQLLTHLLKQADQPVGLVPMLTDAERSQLQQWNNTSVDYPLHRCLHHWFEEQAEQNPDACALVFAGYSMSYRQLNRQANQLAHRLLAMGIAPGNIVGVCLERSPEMVIALYAILKAGGAYLPLDPEYPADRLQFMLEDAKVPVLLTQSHLLPLVRSLDCTTHTLTLDDQPGLFTSPDMHNPTSAVTPDHAAYVIYTSGSTGRPKGVINHHRGICNRLLWMQDAFHLTDADRVLQKTPYSFDVSVWEFFWPLMVGARLVMARPGGHRENAYLVEEIQRQGITTLHFVPSMLQLFVQEAAAATCASLRLVICSGEALRHELQEQFFATFPPTVALHNLYGPTEAAVDVSHWACQRQASPLQIPIGYPIANIRLYILDSCLNPVPVGVAGELHIAGVGVASGYLNRPELTAEKFIPDPFSSDPAAKLYKTGDLARYRDDGAIDYLGRLDFQVKIRGFRVELGEIETALLAHPAVREVAVVARDESGDAHLVAYMVPDRRETTPEHHVPTIRELRHFLKGSLPDPMIPAAFVFLARLPLTASGKLDRRALPAPDVSIPANVVAPRDTLEEVLVGVWATLLRQDTLGIQDNFFELGGHSLLATQMASRLRDLLGIVLPVRWIFEAPTVAELAQRIRAIGQDGSTSTTTPANRIVPGTHHITPDLLSLIDLTQAEIDRIVSTVDGGARNVQEIYPLAPLQEGILFHHLLQTTGDAYLLPSLLAFDSLERSMAFIHALQAIVDAHDILRTAVVHSLSSEPVQVVWRRATLSVEKHDFDPNTGPVAAQMLEYWHPRHTRMDLTRAPLLRVLQAHDGERVLLLFLAHHLIMDHTTVDVMVEEIAARLQGTNAGLVPPVPFRHFVAMSRREGMAAKDEAFFRAMLADVEMPTVPFGLVDVQGDGTQSQEARRPLPAALALQLRQQARRLGATPASVCHLAWALVLSHCCGQENVVFGTVLFGRMQGGEGIERALGLFMNTLPLRIACDARPVSDALRATQQQLLALLHHEHAPLSMAQRCSALPAAVPLFSAMLNYRHSPTTSGAGLDLAGVEILQSEERTNYPFVLAIDDLGEGFTLTAQIDSSVDADRVCALMQGALEALVTALEQAPQTPLVTLDILPPAEKHRLLVDWNTTDMPLPQHLDVHQMFEMRARENPHALAVVCGENLVTYGELNSRANQLAHALIALGVGADALVAIALERSPLLIVALLATLKAGGAYVPLDPDYPVERLAFMLDDSGARIILTQTTQPHLPFAGETLYLDTAWPTIARHPEHDPACSVTPEHLAYVIYTSGSTGKPKGVEVKRGGLINFLLAMQREPGFHGHDSLLAVTTVSFDIFGLEVYLPLICGGTMVLAKGGEAADPASLSHLLAKHAITVMQATPATWRLLIHAGWPGKPSLTMLVGGEALPGSLARDMLSRGGALWNLYGPTETTIWSGIYPVTVEETHLAVVPIGRPIANTRFHILDRHGRLVPSGVSGELHIGGAGLARGYHQRPELTAEKFIPDPFSTLPGARLYKTGDLARYRPDGQIEFLGRLDHQVKIRGFRIELGEIEAALVAHPAIREAVVMARGEIDNQRLVAYIVPASEQTDGSEPAMPTVGTLRTFLKASLPPHMVPGVFIPMDALPLTPNGKVNRHALPSGQEEHAATSPVRTHCRDSLEVQLTQIWEEVLAVRPVGLRDHFFDLGGHSLSAVRLMTRIAQRGYPQLPLATLFQAGTIEQLARYLRQNQMENPWSSLVAIRTGGHKLPFFCAAGAGGNVVYFHELARHLDDQRPFYGLQPAGLDGTTPPLTTVEALASHYVETIKTVQPQGPYALGGHSFGGLVAYEMARQLCNNNEKVALLVILDSPAPHHYTPTGLTWSHAQWLAQVATIVGHLHGVSLDLSQEMLEPLTPPEQLTLMLERLKMSDVLPPDAPPSSFKGFMDVYKANLQAHYQPAPGPHPIPITLMRARDMQPDRLLTEEARQIHRNATSGWADHLARMIDVHEIPGDHLTMLTHPHVLDLARVLGKCLDAAEGTDAAR